In Micromonospora sp. LH3U1, one genomic interval encodes:
- a CDS encoding SIS domain-containing protein: MSYVASEIASQPETWRRAADLVAQPGVARALPQPGERVAVVGCGTSYFMAQSFATLRESAGQGETDAFAASEFPAGRRYDRVVAITRSGTTTEVIRLLEQLPPGSRSTVLTTDADRPVSRLVSDCVVLDFADEQSVVQTRFATTALAVWRAGLGEDLTVPIAQARAQLNTPLDPAVVGRDQFTFLGTGWTVGLAHEAALKLREAAQMWAESYPAMEFRHGPISVVDHRSVVWIFGPVVPGLRDDLAATGAIVVHEDVDAMAHLTTAQRLAVELAVRRGLDPDQPRLLTRAVVLTAPAA, translated from the coding sequence GTGTCGTACGTCGCCTCCGAGATAGCCTCCCAGCCCGAGACGTGGCGTCGCGCCGCGGACCTGGTCGCCCAACCGGGCGTGGCGCGGGCCCTGCCCCAGCCCGGTGAGCGGGTCGCCGTGGTCGGCTGTGGCACGTCGTACTTCATGGCGCAGAGCTTCGCGACGCTGCGTGAGTCGGCGGGCCAGGGTGAGACCGACGCCTTCGCCGCCTCGGAGTTCCCCGCCGGGCGACGGTACGACCGCGTGGTCGCCATCACCCGCTCCGGCACCACCACCGAGGTGATCCGGCTCCTCGAGCAGTTGCCGCCCGGCAGCCGTTCGACCGTGCTCACGACCGATGCCGACCGGCCGGTGAGCCGGCTCGTGAGCGACTGCGTCGTCCTGGACTTCGCCGACGAGCAGTCAGTGGTGCAGACCCGCTTCGCCACGACCGCGCTCGCCGTCTGGCGTGCCGGTCTCGGGGAGGACCTGACCGTGCCGATCGCCCAGGCGCGGGCCCAGCTGAACACGCCACTCGACCCGGCCGTGGTCGGTCGGGACCAGTTCACCTTCCTCGGCACCGGCTGGACGGTGGGGCTGGCGCACGAGGCGGCCCTCAAGCTGCGGGAGGCGGCACAGATGTGGGCCGAGTCGTACCCGGCGATGGAGTTCCGGCACGGTCCGATCAGCGTGGTGGACCACCGGTCCGTGGTCTGGATCTTCGGGCCGGTGGTGCCCGGCCTCCGCGACGATCTGGCCGCCACGGGCGCGATCGTGGTGCACGAGGACGTCGACGCCATGGCGCACCTCACCACCGCGCAGCGGCTCGCGGTCGAGCTCGCGGTCCGTCGCGGCCTGGATCCGGACCAGCCTCGGCTGCTCACCCGAGCCGTCGTCCTGACCGCGCCGGCCGCCTGA
- a CDS encoding right-handed parallel beta-helix repeat-containing protein has product MTTRISRRAVAVASAAGALAAVAPPGRADAAIASTSLPVLGVADDWNAVLARTPQVQLAPGATYTLSASVTLPDHCLIVGNGATVTVANDQTGALSIVGRSNVTISGVHFLGRQTSPVGSAPQFAHVGVRISRSTGVRILDCDFTNWRGAGLAVTGSTADDYFGYRLKVSGNAFHRCYFGVSLADRSEYSQLTANSFTSCRLAVWNSSGNWTINGNIVVGCYGAYYSFAQTSPYGTLTSDNWGHGSLTGNTFNHSNGGVPVRWTTALSFPIGGADRDPGTGVVVEGLLPPTFTGNTLWYSDIRATNLLGTRWMLSGCTLSNLTVRCTGATPVHLVGTQANSGNLPLLQGNVKDLLPL; this is encoded by the coding sequence ATGACCACACGAATCTCCCGCCGCGCGGTCGCTGTGGCGAGCGCCGCCGGTGCCCTCGCCGCCGTCGCACCGCCCGGCCGGGCGGATGCCGCGATCGCCTCGACGTCCCTGCCGGTTCTCGGCGTCGCCGACGACTGGAACGCCGTCCTCGCCCGTACGCCTCAGGTACAGCTCGCACCCGGTGCCACGTACACCCTGTCGGCCTCCGTCACCCTGCCCGACCACTGCCTCATCGTCGGCAACGGTGCGACGGTCACCGTCGCCAACGACCAGACCGGTGCCCTGTCCATCGTGGGCCGCAGCAACGTCACCATCAGCGGTGTCCACTTTCTCGGCCGCCAGACCAGCCCGGTCGGCTCAGCACCGCAGTTCGCGCACGTCGGCGTCCGGATCAGCCGCAGCACCGGCGTACGGATCCTGGACTGCGACTTCACGAACTGGCGCGGCGCCGGCCTCGCGGTAACCGGATCGACGGCGGACGACTACTTCGGCTACCGGCTCAAGGTGAGCGGCAATGCCTTCCACCGCTGCTACTTCGGTGTCTCGCTGGCCGACCGCAGCGAATACTCGCAGTTGACCGCGAACAGCTTCACATCGTGCCGACTCGCGGTCTGGAACTCGTCCGGGAACTGGACGATCAACGGCAACATCGTCGTCGGATGCTACGGCGCCTACTACTCGTTCGCGCAGACCAGCCCGTACGGGACGCTCACCAGTGACAACTGGGGGCACGGCAGCCTGACCGGCAACACCTTCAATCACTCCAACGGCGGCGTCCCCGTGCGCTGGACCACCGCGCTGTCGTTCCCGATCGGGGGAGCTGACCGCGACCCCGGCACCGGCGTGGTCGTCGAGGGCCTGCTGCCACCGACCTTTACCGGCAACACCCTCTGGTACAGCGACATCCGCGCCACGAACCTGCTGGGCACCCGCTGGATGCTGTCCGGTTGCACCCTGTCCAATCTCACCGTCAGGTGCACCGGCGCGACTCCCGTGCACCTGGTGGGCACACAGGCCAACAGCGGCAATCTGCCCCTGTTGCAGGGCAACGTCAAGGATCTTCTGCCGCTCTGA
- a CDS encoding ROK family transcriptional regulator, with protein sequence MIERPDAMQRVRLAHTEALLAQLRSAGPLSRADLIRLTGLSRTTLFDIIGDLIARGVVVEREPALSGHRGRGRPSTTVSLNPSAGRIVGIDLGRATITVIVATLGHDILARGSRPVTLTAGPARRANAAIKLIDDLVQEHDIDLRALEAIGLGLPGLVAGRGRPAGGSSPSVAAKQVSTRIQDRYGVVVVTDNNSRLAALAEGTWGATRDVRDAIYVRWSDGVGGGLIVDGRLARGANGAAGEIGHVSVEPDGDPCPCGGRGCLELLIRPSALIEQCARRGVTVADPADLAARARAGEPIVEHVVRHAALLLGRVLSGMVVQLDPGKVAIGGTLAHAGEAVLEPVRAAIGQLAIPGHTRRLDVVTAQFGDEGGALGAVAAALRLNMSEPLPALPTA encoded by the coding sequence GTGATCGAACGCCCGGATGCCATGCAACGCGTGCGGCTCGCGCACACCGAGGCCCTGCTGGCCCAGCTCCGCAGCGCCGGCCCGCTCAGCCGGGCCGACCTCATCCGGCTGACCGGGCTGTCGCGCACCACGCTGTTCGACATCATCGGCGACCTCATCGCCCGCGGTGTGGTCGTCGAACGCGAGCCGGCGCTGTCCGGCCACCGGGGCCGGGGACGGCCGTCCACGACCGTCAGCCTCAACCCGTCCGCCGGCCGCATCGTCGGCATCGACCTCGGGCGCGCGACGATCACCGTCATCGTCGCCACCCTGGGCCACGACATCCTGGCCCGGGGCAGCCGCCCCGTCACGCTGACGGCGGGGCCGGCCCGGCGCGCCAACGCGGCGATCAAGCTGATCGACGATCTCGTGCAGGAGCACGACATCGACCTGCGCGCGTTGGAGGCCATTGGTCTCGGCCTGCCCGGCCTGGTGGCCGGTCGGGGTCGTCCGGCCGGTGGCAGCAGCCCTTCGGTGGCCGCGAAGCAGGTCAGCACCCGAATCCAGGACCGGTACGGCGTCGTCGTCGTCACCGACAACAACTCCCGGCTGGCCGCGCTGGCCGAAGGCACCTGGGGAGCGACCCGTGACGTGCGGGACGCCATCTACGTCCGGTGGAGCGACGGCGTGGGCGGCGGGCTCATCGTCGACGGCCGGCTCGCCCGGGGCGCGAACGGCGCGGCCGGCGAGATCGGCCACGTCAGCGTCGAGCCCGACGGCGATCCCTGCCCGTGTGGTGGCCGTGGCTGCCTGGAGCTGCTGATCCGTCCGTCGGCGCTGATCGAGCAGTGCGCCCGCCGTGGTGTGACGGTCGCGGACCCGGCCGATCTGGCCGCGCGGGCACGTGCCGGCGAGCCGATCGTCGAGCACGTGGTGCGGCACGCCGCGTTGCTGCTCGGCCGGGTCCTGTCAGGAATGGTGGTCCAGTTGGACCCGGGCAAGGTCGCCATCGGCGGCACCCTCGCCCATGCCGGCGAAGCGGTGCTCGAACCGGTCCGGGCGGCGATCGGCCAGCTGGCAATCCCCGGACACACGCGCCGCCTGGACGTCGTGACGGCCCAGTTCGGCGACGAGGGTGGTGCCCTGGGCGCCGTCGCGGCGGCCCTGCGGCTCAACATGTCCGAACCCCTGCCGGCCCTGCCCACGGCGTAG
- a CDS encoding 1-phosphofructokinase family hexose kinase, which produces MTAEALPRARGRGDLIVSVALNPALDITYTVPELVPDTSHRVTSVVARAGGKGLNVARVLRQLGAETLVLGLLGGAAGEHIEAELAASGMPAQFTRVDGETRRTVTVLAQGTATVLNEPGPHVTPAQWAAFREAFAERARVARVVVLSGSRPPGVPETAYADLVTIARAGGAEAIVDAEGPALRHALAAAPALAKPNAHEAADLLGRPVRTRDDAVAVAHELVRLGASAGVVSRGADGFVAVSGGTAYSARAPERVSGNPTGAGDALAAVLAYGLVTRAPWRDVLARGAAVSAAAVACRWAGEYDDAVASRLLSRTTVEQLDEHRTNREQEPCRTSPPR; this is translated from the coding sequence ATGACCGCCGAAGCCCTGCCAAGGGCCCGGGGGCGCGGTGACCTGATCGTCTCGGTGGCGCTCAATCCGGCCCTGGACATCACCTACACCGTTCCCGAACTGGTGCCCGACACGTCGCACCGGGTGACGAGCGTGGTCGCCCGTGCCGGGGGCAAGGGTCTGAACGTTGCCCGGGTCCTGCGTCAGCTGGGCGCCGAAACCCTGGTCCTCGGCCTGCTCGGCGGTGCCGCTGGCGAGCACATCGAGGCCGAACTGGCGGCGTCCGGCATGCCGGCGCAGTTCACCCGCGTCGACGGTGAGACCCGCCGGACGGTGACCGTCCTCGCGCAGGGCACGGCGACGGTCCTCAACGAACCAGGCCCGCACGTCACCCCGGCGCAGTGGGCGGCGTTCCGGGAGGCGTTCGCCGAGCGGGCCCGCGTGGCGCGGGTGGTGGTGCTGTCCGGCAGCCGGCCACCGGGCGTCCCCGAGACCGCGTACGCCGACCTCGTCACCATCGCGCGGGCCGGCGGCGCAGAGGCCATCGTGGACGCCGAGGGCCCCGCGCTCCGGCACGCGCTGGCCGCGGCACCGGCACTGGCGAAACCGAACGCCCACGAGGCGGCGGACCTGCTCGGCCGCCCGGTACGCACCCGCGACGACGCCGTGGCGGTGGCGCACGAACTCGTCCGACTCGGCGCCAGCGCGGGCGTCGTCTCCCGTGGCGCGGACGGGTTCGTGGCGGTCAGCGGCGGCACCGCCTACAGCGCCCGCGCGCCCGAACGGGTGTCCGGCAACCCGACCGGCGCTGGCGACGCCCTCGCGGCCGTGCTCGCGTACGGGCTCGTCACCCGCGCGCCGTGGCGGGATGTCCTCGCCCGAGGCGCGGCCGTCTCGGCGGCTGCCGTCGCCTGCCGGTGGGCGGGCGAGTACGACGACGCCGTGGCTTCCCGACTGCTGTCCCGAACCACTGTGGAACAACTGGATGAGCACCGCACCAACAGAGAGCAGGAACCGTGTCGTACGTCGCCTCCGAGATAG
- a CDS encoding family 20 glycosylhydrolase — protein sequence MRLLLLLTTLLASVGLQVPSAAHAANPVPQVAPSVREWTGGTGVYTLTATSRILVDPAHTAQLSAAATSLRVDLGAISGVDVPVISSAAPATGDILLTLATTDTGIGDQGYLLTASSNVVVRGNAAAGVYYGTQTLLQMIKQSATATTVPAGSIRDYPQYRDRGVMLDVGRHFYEMDYLENLLRRMAWLRLNTLRLHLTEWNGFRLRSDRYPGLASAQSYSKADLRRLQDVAKRYHITIVPEIDLPGHATAMTTYDPTMRFTCSSMDYAPWPGGSNGGWTLNLTKDSARTFVMNLLSEFVPLFDGPYFHIGGDEYQNDSAKNSCPELVNYAQARGFPYPGDVFTEFMNLMNDKVRSYGKTAQLWNWWETNGQQTSIKPATNIVLTPYTGSLNYFYNLGYTVVGVPESTLYVTPGLNLYVNSKNVYESWAPDQNAKVNGYQIARWSDAVEHQTDEWFDQYATRPTEVLAERLWGGPRSSTVEAFFSRVDAIGDAPGVPSVVQVNDNTTGTGDNQFSYSGTWQYGTNGARQYQGDDHYSSTLDSAYQVRFTGNKIKLFAARAANHGRAAVSVDGGPETVVDLYAATRVDQALVFSSGLLAQGPHVLRLRVLNTRNASSSGTAVTADKVEVSTAAAPTAAFDPSTEYRVVNRNSTKVLEVPAGSGDGGGAIQWSSNGAAHQRWTLAEAGGGYYRIVNRSSGKALDVSGSSTADGASVVQWTYHGGTNQLWSVIPVGAHYKIINRNSGKALTVANAATTDGAAVVQSTYRGGTDQQWTVTR from the coding sequence ATGCGTCTTCTTCTCCTACTCACCACCCTGCTGGCCAGCGTGGGGCTCCAGGTACCGTCGGCGGCGCACGCGGCCAATCCGGTGCCCCAGGTCGCGCCGAGCGTCCGGGAGTGGACCGGCGGCACCGGCGTCTACACGCTGACCGCGACCTCCCGGATCCTGGTGGACCCCGCCCATACCGCCCAGTTGTCGGCGGCGGCGACCTCGTTGCGCGTCGACCTCGGCGCGATCAGCGGTGTCGACGTACCGGTCATCTCGTCGGCGGCGCCCGCGACCGGCGACATCCTGCTCACCCTGGCCACCACCGATACCGGCATCGGCGACCAGGGGTACCTGCTGACGGCCAGCTCGAACGTCGTGGTCCGTGGCAACGCGGCGGCCGGCGTGTACTACGGCACCCAGACCCTGCTGCAAATGATCAAGCAGAGCGCGACGGCGACCACCGTTCCGGCGGGATCGATCCGGGACTACCCGCAGTACCGGGACAGGGGGGTGATGCTCGACGTCGGCCGGCACTTCTACGAGATGGACTACCTCGAGAACCTTCTCCGCCGCATGGCGTGGCTGCGTCTGAACACGCTGCGCCTGCACCTCACCGAATGGAACGGCTTCCGGCTGCGCAGCGACCGCTACCCCGGTCTGGCCTCGGCACAGTCCTACAGCAAGGCCGACCTGCGCCGGCTGCAGGATGTCGCCAAGCGGTACCACATCACCATCGTTCCCGAGATCGACCTGCCGGGCCACGCGACCGCCATGACGACCTACGACCCGACGATGCGGTTCACCTGCTCGTCGATGGACTACGCGCCCTGGCCGGGCGGGTCGAACGGCGGCTGGACGCTCAACCTGACGAAGGACTCCGCCCGGACGTTCGTCATGAACCTGCTGTCGGAGTTCGTGCCGCTGTTCGACGGCCCCTACTTCCACATCGGCGGCGACGAATACCAGAACGACAGCGCCAAGAACAGCTGCCCGGAGCTGGTCAACTACGCGCAGGCACGGGGTTTTCCCTACCCGGGTGACGTCTTCACCGAGTTCATGAACCTGATGAACGACAAGGTGCGGTCGTACGGCAAGACGGCCCAGCTGTGGAACTGGTGGGAAACGAACGGCCAGCAGACGAGCATCAAGCCGGCGACCAACATCGTCCTGACGCCGTACACCGGGTCGCTGAACTACTTCTACAACCTGGGGTACACGGTGGTCGGCGTTCCGGAGAGCACGTTGTACGTGACTCCCGGCCTGAACCTCTACGTCAACTCGAAGAACGTCTACGAGAGCTGGGCTCCGGACCAGAACGCCAAGGTCAACGGCTACCAGATCGCCCGCTGGTCGGACGCGGTGGAACACCAGACCGACGAGTGGTTCGACCAGTACGCCACGCGGCCGACCGAGGTCCTCGCCGAGCGTCTGTGGGGCGGCCCACGATCGAGCACCGTGGAGGCGTTCTTCTCCCGCGTGGACGCGATCGGGGACGCACCGGGGGTGCCGAGCGTGGTCCAGGTCAACGACAACACCACGGGGACCGGCGACAACCAGTTCAGCTACTCGGGCACCTGGCAGTACGGAACCAACGGCGCCCGGCAGTACCAGGGTGACGACCACTACAGCAGCACGCTCGACAGCGCCTACCAGGTGCGATTCACCGGAAACAAGATCAAGCTCTTCGCCGCCAGAGCCGCGAACCACGGGCGGGCGGCCGTCTCGGTCGACGGCGGCCCGGAAACCGTGGTCGACCTGTACGCCGCCACGCGGGTGGACCAGGCCCTGGTCTTCAGCAGTGGACTGCTCGCGCAGGGCCCGCACGTCCTGCGGCTGCGGGTGTTGAACACCAGGAACGCCAGCTCGTCCGGTACCGCGGTCACGGCGGACAAGGTCGAGGTGTCCACGGCGGCAGCCCCGACCGCCGCGTTCGACCCGTCGACGGAGTACCGCGTCGTCAACCGCAACAGCACCAAGGTTCTCGAGGTGCCGGCTGGCAGTGGGGACGGCGGTGGCGCCATCCAATGGTCGAGCAACGGTGCGGCGCATCAGCGCTGGACTCTCGCCGAGGCCGGCGGCGGCTACTACCGCATCGTCAACCGCAGCAGCGGCAAGGCGTTGGACGTGTCCGGCTCCTCCACCGCCGACGGTGCGAGCGTCGTCCAGTGGACGTACCACGGCGGCACGAACCAGCTGTGGAGCGTCATTCCGGTCGGAGCGCATTACAAGATCATCAACAGGAATTCCGGCAAGGCGCTCACCGTGGCCAACGCCGCGACCACTGACGGCGCCGCCGTCGTCCAGTCGACCTACCGCGGAGGTACCGATCAGCAATGGACCGTCACCCGATGA
- a CDS encoding class II fructose-bisphosphate aldolase, with protein MPLVPTADLVAAARAAGTGVLAFNVITIEYAQAIAAAAERAGRPAILQISQNAARYHSGLSAIAAATAEVAWTSSAALSLHLDHVDDISLLEQAPDAGFSSVMVDASALAYAANVATTRKATDWAHDHQLWVEAELGYVGGKPDAPASAHTAGVRTDPSEAARYVAETGVDALAVAVGSSHAMADRTASLDLDLVAAIRDAVPVPLVLHGSSGVPLEQIRAAVGRGMVKINVGTALNVAFTDAVRGALPESRDPRRYLAAGRDAVTGVVERLLMLLPAAP; from the coding sequence ATGCCCCTCGTTCCCACCGCCGACCTGGTGGCGGCGGCCCGTGCCGCCGGCACCGGCGTGCTCGCGTTCAACGTCATCACGATCGAGTACGCCCAGGCGATCGCCGCCGCGGCGGAGCGTGCCGGCCGGCCCGCGATCCTGCAGATCAGCCAGAACGCGGCGCGTTACCACTCGGGCCTGTCGGCCATCGCCGCGGCGACGGCCGAGGTCGCCTGGACGTCCAGCGCGGCCCTGTCGCTGCACCTGGACCACGTCGACGACATCAGCCTGCTGGAGCAGGCCCCCGACGCCGGCTTCAGCTCCGTGATGGTCGACGCGTCCGCGCTGGCGTACGCCGCCAACGTGGCCACCACTCGTAAGGCGACCGACTGGGCGCACGACCACCAGCTGTGGGTGGAGGCGGAACTCGGCTACGTCGGCGGTAAGCCGGACGCTCCGGCGAGCGCGCACACCGCCGGCGTCCGCACCGACCCGTCCGAGGCCGCCCGGTACGTGGCCGAGACTGGCGTCGACGCCCTGGCCGTCGCGGTGGGCAGCTCCCACGCGATGGCCGACCGAACCGCCTCGCTGGATCTCGACCTGGTGGCGGCGATCCGCGACGCCGTACCCGTGCCCCTGGTCCTGCACGGTTCCTCCGGCGTGCCGCTGGAGCAGATCCGCGCCGCGGTCGGTCGTGGCATGGTGAAGATCAACGTCGGTACGGCCCTCAACGTGGCGTTCACCGACGCGGTCCGTGGCGCCCTGCCGGAATCCCGCGACCCGCGCCGGTACCTCGCAGCGGGCCGGGACGCGGTGACCGGGGTGGTCGAGCGCCTGCTCATGCTCCTTCCCGCGGCACCGTAG